In Rubripirellula tenax, the following are encoded in one genomic region:
- a CDS encoding ATP-binding cassette domain-containing protein, with amino-acid sequence MPLVSLDDLSIGFRGPLLLDGVSAVIERGEKIGLLGRNGAGKTTLLRMFDGEVIPDHGAITFAPHAKIARLTQDVPRDWAGTVTSIVTEGQPGYDDPETQWQVEHAVESTLSKMELDGDALFEKLSSGMKRRVLLARAIAMEPDVLLLDEPTNHLDIESILWLENFLKRFRQTLVFITHDRSFLQSLATRIWEIDRGRLFDWSCDYATFLQRKEGALAAEEKQNALFDKKLAQEEVWIRQGIKARRTRNEGRVRALKQLRLQRGDRRSVEGKAKLNLQEAARSGALVADVKEISFSYGDRTILSDFSTTLMRGDRVGIMGPNGAGKTTLLKLLLGQLKPDSGEVKLGTNLEISYFDQLRDTLDPEKTVQENVGDGSDKILIGDKSKHIVGYLQDFLFTPERARTQVKYLSGGERNRALLAKLMTKPANVIVLDEPTNDLDSETLDLLEEQLIDFSGTVLMVSHDRTFLNNVVTSTIVYEEGGVKEYDGGYDDWKAALARRELAAKEAPIEKPKQAAVATKPAPTKKLSFKDKHELEKMPQRIEKLESSIAAINETMAGPTYYQKGGDHIAKDAAKLKELQEELTSAYARWEELEA; translated from the coding sequence ATGCCTCTCGTTTCGCTCGACGATCTTTCTATTGGTTTTCGCGGTCCCCTGTTACTTGACGGCGTTTCCGCAGTCATTGAACGTGGCGAAAAGATTGGCCTGCTGGGACGAAACGGTGCCGGAAAAACGACATTGTTGCGTATGTTCGACGGCGAAGTGATTCCCGACCACGGCGCGATCACCTTTGCACCCCATGCCAAGATCGCTCGGCTGACCCAAGACGTACCGCGAGACTGGGCGGGAACCGTTACATCGATCGTGACGGAAGGCCAGCCCGGATACGACGACCCGGAAACCCAGTGGCAAGTCGAGCACGCTGTCGAGTCGACGTTGTCGAAGATGGAACTGGACGGCGACGCCTTGTTCGAGAAACTGTCCAGCGGAATGAAACGCCGCGTCCTGCTGGCTCGCGCGATCGCGATGGAGCCGGACGTTTTGTTGCTGGACGAACCGACCAACCACTTGGACATCGAATCCATTTTGTGGTTGGAAAACTTTCTGAAGCGATTCCGTCAAACGCTGGTTTTCATCACGCACGACCGCTCGTTCCTGCAAAGCTTGGCAACTCGAATCTGGGAGATCGATCGCGGTCGGCTATTCGATTGGTCATGCGACTACGCAACGTTTTTGCAACGCAAAGAAGGCGCTCTCGCGGCCGAAGAAAAACAAAACGCATTGTTCGACAAGAAGCTTGCCCAAGAAGAAGTCTGGATTCGCCAAGGCATCAAGGCGCGTCGTACTCGCAACGAGGGTCGCGTCCGTGCGCTGAAGCAATTGCGATTGCAACGGGGCGATCGGCGATCCGTCGAAGGCAAAGCAAAACTGAATCTGCAAGAAGCGGCGCGAAGCGGTGCACTGGTCGCGGACGTGAAAGAGATCTCGTTCAGCTACGGTGACCGAACGATCCTGAGCGATTTTTCAACGACCCTGATGCGTGGCGACCGCGTTGGCATCATGGGCCCCAACGGCGCCGGAAAGACGACGCTGTTGAAACTGTTGCTCGGCCAATTGAAGCCCGATTCGGGTGAGGTAAAGCTTGGCACAAACTTGGAAATCTCGTACTTCGATCAGCTTCGTGACACGCTCGACCCCGAGAAGACGGTTCAGGAAAACGTGGGCGACGGCAGCGACAAGATCTTGATCGGCGACAAGTCGAAACACATCGTCGGCTACCTGCAAGACTTTTTGTTCACGCCGGAACGGGCACGAACTCAGGTCAAGTATTTGTCCGGTGGTGAGCGCAATCGGGCGTTGCTGGCGAAATTGATGACGAAGCCTGCCAACGTCATCGTGCTGGACGAACCGACCAACGACTTGGACAGCGAAACCTTGGACTTGTTGGAAGAACAACTGATCGATTTCAGCGGCACCGTCTTGATGGTCAGCCACGACCGGACCTTCTTAAACAACGTCGTCACAAGCACGATCGTGTACGAAGAAGGCGGCGTGAAGGAGTACGACGGCGGCTACGACGATTGGAAGGCCGCACTTGCACGGCGCGAGTTGGCAGCCAAAGAAGCTCCGATCGAGAAACCGAAACAAGCTGCGGTGGCAACGAAGCCGGCTCCGACCAAGAAGCTATCGTTCAAGGACAAACACGAACTTGAAAAGATGCCCCAGCGGATCGAGAAACTCGAGTCCTCGATCGCGGCGATCAATGAAACGATGGCCGGCCCGACTTATTATCAAAAGGGTGGCGATCACATCGCCAAGGACGCTGCGAAGTTGAAGGAACTGCAAGAAGAACTGACGTCGGCTTACGCACGTTGGGAAGAACTGGAAGCCTAG
- a CDS encoding ABC transporter ATP-binding protein codes for MSFIEVRNLTKSYRVFKKKEGLGGSIKGLFQREYKEVEAVKGIDLDVQQGEFVAFLGPNGAGKTTTLKLLSGVINPTSGSATVMGYVPWQRKNEYRRRFALVMGQKNQLWWDLPANESYRLHQQIYGVPDDQFKSTLDELTDLLDVRRLLDQPVRELSLGERMKMELIAALLHSPEVLFLDEPTIGLDVIAQHNIQQFLRFYQEKRKITILLTSHYMKDIAALCKRVVIIAGGRIEYDGSLAGIIDKFSGSKVMTLQFGIGHQPDLSQFGEVLEETWPKAKVRVVRADVPRVLAEVLRDNPIEDVAVEDVPLEDVIADLFRETSEKT; via the coding sequence CATCAAGGGGCTGTTCCAACGAGAATACAAAGAAGTCGAAGCCGTCAAAGGCATCGATTTGGACGTCCAACAAGGCGAGTTCGTTGCCTTCCTTGGCCCCAACGGCGCAGGCAAGACGACGACATTGAAATTGCTTTCGGGCGTCATCAACCCCACGTCCGGATCGGCAACTGTGATGGGGTACGTCCCGTGGCAACGCAAGAACGAATACCGTCGCCGGTTCGCGTTGGTGATGGGCCAAAAGAACCAATTGTGGTGGGATTTGCCCGCCAATGAATCGTATCGGCTGCACCAACAAATCTATGGCGTCCCGGATGACCAGTTCAAATCCACGCTCGACGAACTGACGGATCTATTGGACGTTCGCCGTTTGCTGGACCAACCGGTCCGCGAACTGTCGCTGGGCGAACGGATGAAGATGGAGTTGATCGCGGCGCTACTGCACAGCCCCGAAGTGCTGTTCCTAGACGAGCCCACGATCGGCTTGGATGTGATCGCCCAACACAATATTCAACAGTTCCTGCGGTTCTATCAAGAGAAACGCAAGATCACGATCCTGTTGACCAGCCACTACATGAAAGACATCGCCGCGTTGTGCAAGCGAGTTGTCATCATTGCGGGTGGCCGCATCGAGTACGACGGTTCACTCGCCGGCATCATCGACAAATTCAGCGGCAGCAAGGTGATGACGTTGCAGTTCGGCATCGGCCACCAACCCGATCTCTCGCAATTCGGCGAAGTGCTAGAAGAAACCTGGCCCAAAGCGAAAGTGCGAGTCGTCCGCGCCGATGTGCCGCGCGTGCTGGCCGAAGTGCTGCGAGACAACCCGATCGAAGACGTCGCCGTCGAAGACGTGCCGCTAGAAGACGTGATCGCCGATCTGTTTCGCGAAACCAGCGAGAAGACATAA
- a CDS encoding cis-3-hydroxy-L-proline dehydratase, with translation MKITRITAHRVELPLVEGAYHWSGGKSVSVFDSTIVCVETDSGIVGYSEVCPLGPFYLPAYAEGVRAGLCELGPHLIGLDPRELGVLNHRMDAALKGHAYVKTGIDVACWDILGKATGLPVCTLMGGRFGESVRLYRAISQVAPDAMAANVASYRQQGYTRFQLKVGGDPDTDIVRIRAARSVLQPTDRLVADANTGWTQHEAMRVVRAVADLDVYIEQPCATYEECLAVRRNTTAPFVLDENIDGIDMLLRAKADLAMDVVNLKISKLGGLTKAKQARDLCVSMGIAMTLEDSWGGDITTAAIAHLAHSTPEAFRFTSTDFNSYVTVSNADGAPQRENGFMRASDEPGLGITPKWDVLGPCVLEVAKSK, from the coding sequence ATGAAGATCACACGAATCACGGCCCACCGCGTCGAGTTGCCACTGGTGGAAGGTGCCTATCACTGGTCGGGCGGCAAGTCGGTCAGCGTTTTTGACAGCACCATCGTTTGCGTCGAAACGGACAGTGGCATTGTCGGCTACAGCGAGGTTTGTCCGCTCGGACCGTTCTATCTGCCGGCCTATGCCGAGGGTGTCCGGGCGGGACTTTGCGAACTGGGGCCGCACTTGATCGGTCTGGATCCTCGGGAACTCGGGGTGTTGAACCATCGCATGGACGCGGCGCTGAAGGGGCACGCGTATGTGAAAACGGGAATCGACGTTGCGTGCTGGGACATTCTGGGCAAAGCGACCGGGTTGCCCGTGTGTACCTTGATGGGCGGTCGTTTCGGCGAGAGCGTGCGGTTGTATCGCGCAATCTCGCAGGTGGCGCCCGACGCGATGGCCGCCAACGTCGCCAGCTATCGCCAGCAGGGCTACACCCGATTTCAATTGAAGGTCGGCGGCGATCCCGATACTGACATCGTCCGCATCCGCGCAGCGCGATCGGTGCTGCAACCGACCGATCGATTGGTGGCCGATGCCAACACCGGATGGACCCAGCACGAAGCCATGCGAGTCGTCCGCGCGGTCGCCGACCTGGACGTCTACATCGAACAACCCTGTGCGACTTACGAAGAGTGTCTGGCCGTTCGGCGAAACACGACGGCGCCGTTTGTGTTGGACGAAAACATCGATGGCATCGACATGCTGTTGAGGGCGAAAGCAGATCTAGCGATGGACGTCGTGAATCTAAAGATCAGCAAGCTTGGTGGTTTGACCAAAGCAAAGCAAGCACGCGACCTGTGCGTATCGATGGGCATCGCCATGACCTTGGAAGACAGTTGGGGTGGCGACATCACCACCGCCGCGATTGCACACCTGGCGCACAGCACGCCCGAAGCGTTTCGTTTCACCAGCACGGACTTCAACAGTTACGTCACGGTCAGCAACGCCGACGGAGCGCCCCAACGCGAGAACGGTTTCATGCGAGCCAGTGACGAGCCCGGTTTGGGAATCACACCGAAATGGGATGTGCTCGGGCCATGTGTTTTGGAAGTCGCAAAATCAAAGTAA
- a CDS encoding phosphorylase family protein — translation MDTNFRIDSKLSDDDLRAQIEAACQRMEATFDEGFYSKVTVVRHWSKHNPTLSGKIARPSAYRWYLRRELFKLARRGAEITISESRKRVDLSSPKLLELLDETDFDLTRKKVFLFGPERSELSIARLEHYTGTHAEDFQRYVLLTNYQMHMEAFSQRFAGCVGPSRVDVQMPALHFRKPDNCGVSIVNIGVGPSNAKNLTDHLAVLRPDAMLMVGHCAGVRNHQEIGDFVLASGYMRGDHILDELLPPSVPIMPSFQLNRALATVLDDSGLPYRTGTVYTTADRNWELTLRRTMEHLRDSRAIAVDMESATVAANGFRYRIPSATLLCVSDKPLHGQPKLPGEAKAFYNDSKKQHIEIAASAIESIQQKYPGGLPNGDIRGPGEALLGGPVAWDDDATDG, via the coding sequence ATGGACACAAATTTTAGAATCGATTCGAAGCTCTCCGATGACGACCTGCGTGCACAAATCGAGGCGGCTTGCCAGCGGATGGAAGCGACATTCGACGAAGGCTTCTATTCCAAGGTGACGGTGGTCCGACATTGGTCCAAGCACAACCCGACTCTGTCTGGCAAGATCGCGCGGCCTAGCGCGTATCGATGGTATCTGCGACGCGAGCTGTTCAAGTTGGCCCGACGGGGTGCCGAGATCACGATTTCGGAATCACGCAAGCGAGTCGATCTCAGTTCGCCGAAGTTGTTGGAATTGCTGGACGAAACTGATTTTGATTTGACTCGCAAAAAGGTATTTCTATTCGGTCCCGAGCGATCGGAGTTGTCGATCGCAAGGTTAGAACATTACACCGGAACGCATGCCGAGGATTTTCAACGCTATGTTTTGTTGACCAACTATCAAATGCACATGGAGGCGTTCTCGCAGCGGTTCGCCGGATGCGTGGGGCCGAGTCGAGTCGACGTGCAAATGCCAGCGTTGCATTTTCGCAAGCCCGACAACTGCGGCGTCAGTATCGTCAACATCGGAGTCGGCCCCTCCAACGCAAAGAACCTGACCGATCACTTGGCCGTGTTGCGCCCTGATGCGATGTTGATGGTTGGTCACTGTGCGGGCGTCCGCAATCATCAAGAAATCGGCGACTTTGTCTTAGCGTCGGGCTATATGCGTGGCGATCACATTCTGGACGAGTTGCTGCCACCGTCGGTGCCGATCATGCCCAGCTTTCAACTCAACCGAGCGTTGGCGACGGTCTTGGATGATTCCGGTTTGCCGTATCGCACCGGCACGGTGTACACGACGGCGGATCGAAATTGGGAATTGACGCTGCGGCGAACGATGGAACATTTGCGAGACAGTCGCGCGATTGCCGTCGACATGGAATCGGCCACGGTCGCGGCGAACGGGTTTCGGTATCGCATTCCCAGTGCGACGTTGCTTTGCGTTTCCGACAAGCCGCTGCACGGGCAGCCGAAGTTGCCGGGCGAGGCGAAAGCGTTTTACAACGACAGCAAGAAACAGCACATCGAGATCGCGGCATCCGCGATCGAATCCATCCAACAAAAGTACCCCGGCGGTTTGCCCAACGGAGACATCCGAGGCCCCGGCGAAGCCCTGCTCGGTGGACCCGTAGCATGGGACGACGATGCCACCGACGGCTAA
- a CDS encoding exodeoxyribonuclease III gives MKLVSWNVNGIRAAMDKGFRAYVENEVPDVVCLQEVKAERDQVKLDWADDLGYHQIWNSAQKKGYSGTSIWSKTKPKKEVLGIGVDEHDAEGRVITATFDDFHVVTVYTPNSQRGLARLDYRKLWDTDFLSYVQKLNRRKPVIFCGDINCAHQEIDLANPKANRMNAGFSEEERAGVDRIVEAGFVDSFRHFDPSPEKYSWWTYRSNARERNIGWRLDYFWVAKKLMPRVTAASIRDDVHGSDHCPVELMIDDVTKIT, from the coding sequence ATGAAGTTAGTTTCTTGGAACGTCAATGGCATTCGCGCGGCGATGGATAAGGGTTTTCGTGCCTATGTGGAAAACGAAGTTCCGGACGTCGTGTGCTTGCAGGAAGTAAAAGCCGAACGAGACCAGGTGAAACTGGATTGGGCGGACGATTTGGGATATCACCAGATTTGGAATTCGGCCCAAAAGAAAGGCTACAGCGGCACTTCGATCTGGTCCAAAACGAAACCCAAAAAGGAAGTGCTGGGCATCGGCGTCGACGAACATGACGCCGAAGGTCGTGTCATCACGGCGACGTTTGACGATTTTCACGTCGTGACTGTCTACACCCCCAATTCCCAGCGTGGTTTGGCGCGGCTGGATTATCGCAAGCTATGGGACACCGACTTTTTGAGCTACGTTCAAAAGCTCAATCGCCGCAAACCGGTGATTTTCTGCGGCGACATCAATTGCGCGCATCAAGAAATCGATCTCGCGAATCCGAAGGCGAACCGAATGAACGCGGGTTTCTCGGAAGAAGAACGGGCCGGCGTCGACCGAATCGTCGAAGCCGGTTTTGTCGATTCGTTTCGCCACTTCGACCCCAGTCCGGAAAAGTACAGTTGGTGGACGTACCGAAGTAACGCCCGCGAGCGGAACATCGGATGGCGATTGGACTATTTCTGGGTCGCAAAGAAATTAATGCCGCGAGTCACCGCGGCATCGATCCGAGACGACGTGCATGGATCGGACCATTGCCCGGTGGAATTGATGATCGACGATGTTACGAAGATCACGTAG